A genomic region of Arachis hypogaea cultivar Tifrunner chromosome 5, arahy.Tifrunner.gnm2.J5K5, whole genome shotgun sequence contains the following coding sequences:
- the LOC112803069 gene encoding protein DETOXIFICATION 54: MGDNKVVDFFSHKFPTTAQVVEELKELWGMALPITAMNLLVFVRAVVSVLFLGRLGPLELAGGALSIGFTNITGYSVLVGLAAGLEPVCSQAYGSKNWELLSLSLQRMVVILLTAIVPISLLWLNLEGIMVFMGQDIRITKMAALYCFYSLPDLLTNTLLQPLRVFLRSQKVTKPMMYCSLVAVVFHVPLNYVLVVVVGLGVPGVAMASVVTNLNMVVLMAVYVIVWRKKEMVMKWGGMKKIRGPGEMWELMRMAVPSCLMICLEWWWYEIVTVMAGYLENPTVAVAATGILIQTTSMMYTLPMALAGCVSARVGNELGAGRPYKAKLAAIVALGCAFLIGFINVTWTVILKQRWAGLFTSDEAVKALVASVMPIMGLCELGNCPQTTGCGILRGTARPVIGAHVNLGSFYIVGTPVAVSLAFWFKIGFSGLWFGLLSAQAACAVSILYVVIAKTDWEAEALKAEKLTRVVEIGPCNNSSSNRNENYNEDFERENEESMRLLVIGNGNKDDIC, translated from the exons ATGGGAGATAACAAAGTCGTGGACTTTTTCTCGCACAAGTTCCCAACCACCGCTCAG GTAGTGGAAGAACTGAAGGAGCTGTGGGGCATGGCGTTGCCAATCACAGCCATGAACTTATTAGTGTTCGTTCGTGCCGTTGTTTCGGTTCTCTTCCTCGGAAGACTGGGCCCATTGGAGCTAGCAGGTGGAGCACTGTCCATAGGCTTTACCAACATAACAGGGTACTCTGTTCTGGTGGGCCTAGCAGCAGGCCTGGAGCCGGTGTGCTCGCAGGCCTACGGCAGCAAGAACTGGGAGCTTCTGTCTCTTTCTCTGCAGCGCATGGTGGTGATTCTCCTGACGGCAATAGTCCCCATAAGCCTTCTGTGGCTGAACCTGGAAGGGATCATGGTTTTCATGGGGCAAGACATAAGAATCACAAAAATGGCAGCGCTATACTGTTTCTACTCTCTGCCAGACCTTTTAACAAACACGTTGTTGCAGCCACTGAGAGTGTTCTTGAGGTCGCAGAAGGTGACGAAGCCAATGATGTACTGCTCGCTGGTGGCGGTGGTGTTCCACGTGCCGCTGAACTACGTCCTGGTGGTGGTTGTGGGGCTGGGAGTGCCGGGGGTGGCGATGGCGTCGGTGGTGACGAACCTGAACATGGTGGTGCTGATGGCGGTGTACGTGATAGTGTGGAGAAAGAAGGAGATGGTGATGAAGTGGGGAGGGATGAAGAAGATTCGAGGGCCTGGAGAGATGTGGGAGTTGATGAGAATGGCGGTGCCGAGTTGCTTGATGATATGTTTGGAGTGGTGGTGGTATGAGATTGTGACAGTGATGGCTGGCTATTTGGAGAATCCAACAGTTGCAGTGGCTGCCACTGGGATTCTCATTCAGACTACTAGCATGATGTACACTCTCCCTATGGCCCTTGCTGGCTGTGTTTCTGCCAGG GTTGGGAATGAGCTTGGAGCAGGCAGACCATACAAAGCAAAGCTAGCAGCCATTGTTGCCCTAGGATGTGCCTTTCTCATTGGCTTCATCAATGTCACATGGACTGTCATCCTTAAACAAAGGTGGGCCGGGCTTTTCACATCCGACGAGGCGGTCAAAGCCCTTGTTGCGTCGGTCATGCCAATTATGGGCTTGTGCGAGCTGGGTAATTGCCCACAGACCACGGGCTGTGGCATATTGCGTGGCACAGCCCGTCCGGTCATAGGGGCCCATGTCAATTTGGGATCCTTCTACATTGTGGGAACCCCTGTGGCTGTGAGCCTGGCATTTTGGTTTAAGATTGGGTTTAGTGGGCTTTGGTTTGGGCTTCTGTCGGCCCAAGCGGCATGTGCCGTGTCAATCCTGTATGTTGTGATTGCAAAGACAGATTGGGAAGCTGAAGCCCTGAAGGCTGAGAAGCTCACAAGGGTGGTGGAGATTGGTCCATGCAATAATAGTAGTAGCAATAGGAATGAGAATTACAATGAAGATTTTGAGAGAGAGAATGAAGAAAGCATGAGGTTGTTGGTGATTGGGAATGGGAACAAAGATGACATTTGTTGA